One Erythrobacter sp. SDW2 genomic region harbors:
- a CDS encoding GNAT family N-acetyltransferase produces the protein MSGPFLVTERLELRQPVRDDLHPLFEIIAEPETRRYLGPEPAMPDHFMRFTRNAGSWTLYGYGTLMVRERGGDGTLLGNCGIFHSWRGLGEDFDDKPEAGWILRESAVGKGYAGEIMRAVLAWWDAEFAAELVCLIDPTNVPSLKLAAKLGFAPMRDGQMPDGSVVKLLRRVPPR, from the coding sequence ATGAGCGGGCCGTTCCTCGTCACCGAGCGGCTGGAACTGCGGCAGCCGGTCAGGGACGACCTCCATCCCCTGTTCGAAATCATCGCCGAGCCGGAAACGCGGCGCTATCTCGGCCCCGAGCCCGCGATGCCGGACCATTTCATGCGCTTCACCCGCAATGCGGGCAGCTGGACGCTCTATGGCTATGGCACGCTGATGGTGCGCGAGCGCGGCGGCGACGGCACGCTGCTCGGCAATTGCGGCATCTTCCATTCCTGGCGCGGGCTCGGCGAGGACTTCGACGACAAGCCCGAGGCCGGCTGGATCCTGCGCGAATCCGCGGTGGGCAAGGGCTATGCGGGCGAGATCATGCGCGCGGTGCTGGCGTGGTGGGATGCCGAGTTCGCGGCCGAGCTTGTTTGCCTTATCGACCCCACCAATGTGCCTTCACTCAAGCTGGCAGCCAAGCTGGGCTTCGCGCCGATGCGCGACGGACAGATGCCGGATGGAAGTGTGGTGAAATTGCTGCGCAGGGTGCCGCCACGCTGA
- a CDS encoding DUF6265 family protein, giving the protein MGEPGFEPPPATIADAAWLVGQWSGEGIGGAEAHESWLAPSGDTMVGTFVQETADGGIMFTEHMYLMEQDGSLVVKLKHFNPDLTGWEDKDGMVTFRLLAAEPCALYFSALTYRCIDPAAGPASGMVVAVRMKSDKPEPQELVFRFRRSGD; this is encoded by the coding sequence GTGGGCGAGCCCGGCTTCGAGCCGCCGCCCGCCACCATCGCCGATGCGGCATGGCTGGTCGGCCAGTGGAGCGGCGAGGGTATCGGCGGTGCCGAGGCGCACGAAAGCTGGCTAGCGCCCTCGGGCGATACCATGGTCGGCACCTTCGTGCAGGAAACCGCCGATGGCGGGATCATGTTTACCGAGCACATGTACCTGATGGAACAGGATGGTTCGCTGGTGGTGAAGCTCAAGCACTTCAACCCCGACCTCACCGGCTGGGAGGACAAGGACGGCATGGTCACCTTCCGCCTGCTTGCGGCGGAACCCTGCGCACTCTATTTCAGCGCGCTGACCTACCGCTGCATTGATCCTGCAGCCGGCCCGGCAAGCGGTATGGTGGTCGCGGTGCGAATGAAGAGCGACAAGCCGGAACCGCAGGAACTGGTGTTCCGGTTCCGGCGTAGCGGAGATTGA
- a CDS encoding energy transducer TonB gives MLGAIASPALALEETTRLEPVSGWHVELTDGICRLSRSYSADGQQAVLAIEHFGERNSFSITVAGEAVTRAKATSASVQFGPFFPPHEREVERGRIKGVGEAMLLSSRGLAPPGQDREAEVTEADTPTVPMTAADAEWLRIEQHPGSYLRFPLPKFGEAFAVLDQCVDAMVESWDFDPDEQRALVAGPKVRDQASWVNDIRFPVRELREGFDGRIWLRFNVDAAGRPTACTTVKSADADRFGSACENLLRIARFDPARDHEDKPAASYIVLSIRYDVY, from the coding sequence TTGCTCGGGGCGATCGCATCGCCTGCGCTGGCGCTTGAAGAGACCACACGGCTGGAGCCCGTTTCCGGCTGGCACGTCGAATTGACCGACGGGATATGCCGGTTGTCACGCAGCTATAGCGCGGATGGACAGCAGGCCGTCCTCGCAATCGAGCACTTTGGCGAGCGGAATAGCTTCTCCATTACTGTTGCGGGTGAGGCTGTGACACGGGCCAAGGCAACCAGCGCCAGCGTACAATTCGGCCCCTTCTTTCCCCCTCACGAACGAGAGGTCGAGCGCGGCCGAATCAAGGGAGTGGGCGAGGCCATGCTGCTCAGCTCACGCGGATTGGCCCCGCCGGGCCAGGACAGGGAGGCTGAGGTAACGGAGGCCGACACACCGACGGTGCCAATGACTGCCGCAGACGCGGAATGGCTGCGGATCGAGCAGCATCCCGGGAGTTATCTTCGCTTTCCCCTGCCCAAATTCGGTGAGGCATTTGCGGTGCTCGATCAATGCGTCGATGCAATGGTCGAAAGCTGGGACTTCGATCCGGACGAGCAGCGGGCCCTGGTTGCGGGTCCCAAGGTCCGCGATCAGGCGAGCTGGGTCAACGATATCCGGTTCCCGGTCCGCGAACTGCGTGAAGGGTTCGACGGCCGCATCTGGCTGCGCTTCAATGTTGACGCTGCCGGGCGGCCAACGGCCTGCACCACCGTCAAATCAGCCGATGCCGACCGGTTTGGCAGTGCCTGCGAAAACCTGCTCCGCATCGCCCGATTCGACCCGGCGAGGGACCACGAAGACAAGCCCGCCGCGTCCTATATCGTTTTGAGCATCCGGTACGACGTCTATTGA
- a CDS encoding OmpA family protein, translating into MKTSKIIMASVASIALLGTSACVTDPNTGEKKVSRTAIGAALGGTLGYLLGGAIGGNTARIIGAGIGGSAGAVIGKQFDDQIKELDESVSGAGVDVEEIGDQDAILVRLPDGVTFASGSASINPGFYTTLDAVADSLIKYPNSLVDVYGFTDTTGSDALNQRLSEQRAQAVADYLAARGVARSRLATQGFGERYEYLRVKTGDNVAEPLNRRVEIKIIPVSQADVQAARGN; encoded by the coding sequence ATGAAAACATCAAAAATCATCATGGCCTCGGTTGCATCGATCGCCCTGCTGGGCACTTCCGCGTGCGTGACCGATCCCAACACCGGCGAGAAGAAGGTCTCGCGCACTGCCATCGGCGCGGCGCTGGGCGGGACGCTCGGCTATCTGCTCGGCGGCGCGATCGGCGGCAACACCGCGCGCATCATCGGTGCCGGTATCGGCGGCAGCGCTGGCGCGGTGATCGGCAAGCAGTTCGATGACCAGATCAAGGAGCTCGACGAGTCGGTTTCCGGCGCCGGCGTCGACGTCGAGGAAATTGGCGACCAGGACGCGATTCTCGTCCGCCTGCCCGACGGTGTGACCTTCGCCAGCGGTTCGGCCAGCATCAACCCCGGTTTCTACACCACGCTCGATGCGGTGGCGGACAGCCTGATCAAATACCCCAACAGCCTCGTCGACGTGTACGGCTTTACCGACACGACCGGCTCCGACGCGCTCAACCAGCGCCTGTCGGAGCAGCGCGCGCAGGCAGTGGCCGATTATCTCGCCGCCCGCGGCGTGGCGCGGTCGCGACTTGCCACCCAGGGCTTCGGCGAACGCTATGAGTATCTGCGGGTGAAGACCGGCGACAATGTCGCCGAACCGCTGAACCGCCGGGTCGAAATCAAGATCATCCCGGTCAGCCAGGCCGACGTGCAGGCTGCGCGGGGCAACTGA
- a CDS encoding electron transfer flavoprotein subunit beta/FixA family protein codes for MKILVPVKRVIDYNVKPRVKADGTGVDLANVKMSMNPFDEIAVEEAIRLKEKGAATEIVAVSVGPAKAQETLRTALAMGADRAILVQVDDDVEVEPLAVAKILKAIAEAEEPGLILLGKQSISDDSNQTGQMLAALMNRPQGTFANTVEVEGDSVIVKREIDGGLQTVKLSLPAIVTTDLRLNEPRYASLPNIMKAKSKPLDTKTPADFGVDITPRLTTVRVAEPPVRQAGEKVADVDALVAKIKALGIA; via the coding sequence ATGAAAATCCTCGTGCCCGTCAAGCGGGTGATCGACTACAACGTCAAACCGCGGGTCAAGGCGGATGGCACGGGCGTGGACCTGGCCAACGTCAAGATGAGCATGAACCCGTTCGACGAAATCGCCGTCGAAGAGGCGATCCGCCTCAAGGAAAAGGGTGCCGCGACCGAGATCGTCGCCGTCAGCGTCGGCCCGGCCAAGGCGCAGGAAACGCTCCGCACCGCGCTCGCCATGGGCGCCGACCGGGCGATCCTGGTGCAGGTCGATGACGATGTCGAGGTCGAACCGCTGGCGGTCGCCAAGATCCTCAAGGCCATTGCCGAGGCGGAAGAGCCCGGCCTGATCCTGCTGGGCAAGCAGTCGATCAGCGACGACAGCAACCAGACCGGCCAGATGCTCGCCGCGCTGATGAACCGTCCGCAGGGCACCTTCGCCAACACCGTCGAAGTCGAGGGCGATTCGGTCATCGTGAAGCGCGAGATCGACGGCGGCCTGCAGACCGTCAAGCTGTCGCTTCCCGCGATCGTCACCACCGACCTGCGGCTGAACGAGCCGCGCTATGCCTCGCTGCCGAACATCATGAAGGCGAAGTCGAAGCCGCTCGACACCAAGACCCCGGCCGATTTCGGTGTGGACATCACCCCGCGCCTCACCACCGTCCGGGTCGCCGAACCGCCGGTCCGCCAGGCCGGCGAGAAGGTCGCCGACGTCGATGCGCTCGTCGCCAAGATCAAGGCGCTCGGGATCGCGTAA
- a CDS encoding 3'(2'),5'-bisphosphate nucleotidase CysQ, producing the protein MIDHARLQSIVREAAAIAHAAWPGAGHALESWDKTPGNPVSAADMAVDSFLKRELMALLPSAGWLSEETVDAPGRLDNRLIWLVDPIDGTRDFIRGRPGWAVSVALISEGRPLIGMLGAPARNEEWIAIAGQGAQRNGAPLEASRRTKFAGARVPTDSLMKEDRLLAMVEKPNSIALRVAMVAADEADLVATLRWGYEWDIGAAALIAREAGAATTDAFGAPLAYNKRDPRAFGLLVSAPGIHAEAVQHLATRAKAIVASQRAEIG; encoded by the coding sequence ATGATCGACCACGCCCGCCTCCAGTCCATTGTTCGCGAAGCCGCCGCCATTGCCCATGCCGCCTGGCCGGGAGCCGGCCATGCGCTGGAAAGCTGGGACAAGACCCCGGGCAACCCGGTCAGCGCGGCGGATATGGCGGTCGACAGCTTCCTCAAGCGCGAGCTGATGGCGCTGCTGCCTTCGGCCGGGTGGCTATCGGAAGAAACCGTCGATGCACCGGGGCGGCTGGACAATCGCCTGATCTGGCTGGTCGATCCGATTGACGGGACGCGCGACTTCATCCGTGGTCGGCCCGGCTGGGCCGTGTCGGTCGCGTTGATCAGCGAAGGGCGGCCGCTGATCGGCATGCTCGGCGCGCCGGCGCGGAACGAGGAATGGATCGCCATTGCCGGGCAGGGTGCGCAGCGCAATGGCGCGCCGCTCGAGGCCTCGCGCCGGACGAAATTTGCCGGAGCGCGCGTGCCGACCGATTCGCTGATGAAGGAAGACCGGCTGCTTGCCATGGTCGAGAAGCCCAACAGCATCGCCTTGCGGGTGGCGATGGTGGCTGCGGACGAGGCAGACCTCGTCGCCACTCTGCGCTGGGGTTACGAATGGGACATCGGCGCTGCGGCCCTGATCGCACGCGAGGCGGGAGCGGCGACGACAGACGCCTTCGGTGCGCCGCTTGCCTACAACAAGCGCGATCCGCGCGCCTTCGGCCTGCTCGTCAGCGCTCCGGGAATTCATGCTGAGGCGGTCCAGCACCTCGCTACCCGTGCCAAGGCTATAGTGGCCAGTCAGCGTGCCGAGATCGGGTGA
- a CDS encoding DUF3035 domain-containing protein has translation MNKTTSLILLTGASAMLAACGSGGGILGRERPDEFAVQRQAPLVVPPDFNLEPPTPGAPRPNEGTAAEQALDVLFGGPAPRSPVESTAISRAGSAEPGIRSAVGDPQTNTVAKGRVTRDIIAAPEGDGQAAQSVIPG, from the coding sequence ATGAACAAGACCACCAGCCTGATCCTGCTGACCGGTGCCAGCGCCATGCTCGCCGCATGTGGCAGCGGCGGAGGCATCCTCGGCCGCGAACGGCCCGACGAGTTCGCCGTGCAGCGGCAGGCGCCGCTGGTGGTGCCGCCCGACTTCAACCTCGAGCCGCCTACCCCGGGTGCCCCTCGCCCCAATGAAGGCACCGCGGCCGAGCAGGCGCTCGACGTGCTGTTCGGCGGCCCTGCCCCGCGCAGCCCGGTCGAAAGCACCGCCATCAGCCGCGCGGGCAGCGCCGAACCGGGCATCCGCTCGGCCGTGGGCGATCCGCAGACCAACACCGTCGCCAAGGGTCGCGTAACCCGCGACATCATCGCCGCGCCGGAGGGCGACGGCCAGGCTGCTCAGAGCGTTATTCCGGGCTGA
- a CDS encoding hemolysin family protein, protein MTPFPWPDLLIIAALILLNGIFAMSELAIVSAKHNVLKTKAEKGSSSAKLVLELAANPGKFLSTVQIGITLVGIIAGAYSGASLGGPVGERLQAWLGLEADDAAQLGFGVVIALVTYLSLVVGELVPKQLALRAAIPIALVMARPMVWLARIAAPIVWILDTSSGAIVRLFGVRPAGQSSVTAEELQMMFADATRSGVLEEEQSAILTGVVRLAERPVREVMTPRTDIDWIDAGASEAEIAATIAESPHSLLPVAEGSPDKMLGVVKVREILASQVAGQSVDLAALTKKAEVIPDQLDAMDALRVLQQAEIAMAMVHDEYGHLDGIVTPIDLLTAIVGQFASDQDQGEVPEIIEREDGSLLVSGALPADALADRLGIEYGEDREFATVAGYVLAVLKKLPEEGEHFHDQGWRFEIVDMDGRKIDKLLVSEEG, encoded by the coding sequence GTGACACCCTTTCCCTGGCCTGACTTGTTGATCATCGCCGCGCTGATCCTGCTCAACGGGATTTTCGCGATGTCCGAGCTCGCGATTGTCTCGGCCAAGCACAATGTGCTGAAAACAAAGGCTGAAAAGGGGAGCAGCTCGGCCAAGCTGGTGCTCGAACTGGCGGCGAACCCGGGTAAATTCTTGTCAACGGTGCAGATCGGCATCACGCTGGTCGGCATTATTGCGGGTGCCTATTCGGGAGCGAGCCTGGGCGGGCCGGTGGGCGAACGGCTGCAGGCCTGGCTGGGGTTGGAGGCTGACGACGCCGCCCAGCTTGGCTTCGGCGTCGTTATTGCCCTGGTAACCTACCTCAGCCTCGTGGTCGGCGAACTGGTGCCCAAGCAACTGGCCTTGCGCGCGGCGATACCGATCGCGCTGGTGATGGCACGGCCGATGGTGTGGCTGGCGCGGATTGCGGCACCGATCGTGTGGATTCTGGATACTTCTTCGGGGGCCATTGTCCGCCTGTTCGGGGTTCGCCCGGCGGGCCAGTCCTCTGTTACGGCCGAGGAACTGCAGATGATGTTTGCCGACGCGACCCGCTCGGGCGTGCTGGAGGAAGAGCAGAGCGCCATACTGACCGGCGTGGTCCGGCTGGCCGAACGTCCGGTGCGTGAAGTGATGACGCCGCGCACCGATATCGACTGGATCGACGCCGGGGCGAGCGAGGCCGAGATTGCGGCAACCATCGCCGAAAGCCCGCACTCGTTGCTGCCGGTTGCGGAAGGCTCGCCCGACAAGATGCTGGGCGTGGTCAAGGTGCGCGAAATCCTCGCCTCGCAAGTGGCCGGTCAATCGGTGGACCTCGCTGCGCTGACGAAAAAGGCCGAGGTGATCCCGGACCAGCTCGATGCGATGGACGCGTTGCGAGTCCTGCAGCAAGCCGAGATCGCCATGGCCATGGTGCATGACGAATACGGCCACCTCGACGGGATCGTGACCCCCATCGACCTGCTCACCGCTATCGTCGGCCAGTTCGCCAGCGACCAGGACCAGGGCGAGGTGCCGGAAATCATCGAGCGTGAGGACGGCTCGTTGCTGGTGTCGGGCGCGTTACCAGCCGACGCGCTGGCCGACCGGCTGGGCATCGAATATGGCGAAGACCGCGAATTCGCGACCGTGGCAGGCTACGTCCTGGCGGTGCTCAAGAAGCTGCCCGAGGAAGGCGAACACTTCCACGACCAGGGCTGGCGCTTCGAGATCGTCGATATGGACGGGCGGAAGATCGATAAATTGCTGGTCAGCGAAGAAGGGTGA
- the lspA gene encoding signal peptidase II — protein sequence MGTIGKRRLWGIVLALAVCAVDQYIKWVVRVQLDLRNRPEGLYELLPFFDLRWTRNFGISLGMFEATSTEMRWALVAATALIAVVVLVWLLREKAKGDIFGLSLILGGALGNIYDRYTWGYVIDYADLHFGEFRPFLIFNVADAAITIGVLIILARSFLVPEKKETPADPETPDQLPAES from the coding sequence ATGGGCACGATCGGGAAACGCCGCCTGTGGGGCATTGTGCTGGCGCTGGCCGTCTGCGCGGTGGACCAGTACATCAAATGGGTCGTGCGGGTACAGCTCGACCTCCGGAACCGTCCCGAGGGTCTTTACGAGTTGCTGCCCTTCTTCGACCTGCGCTGGACCCGCAATTTCGGCATCTCGCTCGGCATGTTCGAAGCGACCAGCACCGAAATGCGCTGGGCGCTGGTGGCAGCGACCGCGCTGATCGCGGTCGTGGTGCTGGTTTGGCTGCTGCGCGAGAAGGCCAAGGGCGACATCTTCGGCCTTTCCCTGATCCTCGGCGGGGCGCTCGGCAATATCTACGATCGCTACACCTGGGGCTATGTGATCGACTATGCCGACCTGCATTTCGGGGAATTCCGCCCCTTCCTGATCTTCAATGTTGCCGACGCCGCGATTACCATCGGGGTGCTGATTATCCTTGCCCGATCGTTCCTGGTGCCCGAAAAGAAGGAAACACCAGCCGATCCCGAGACGCCGGACCAGCTTCCGGCAGAGAGTTGA
- the sucC gene encoding ADP-forming succinate--CoA ligase subunit beta, with product MNIHEYQAKELLAKYGIAVPAGHAALTVEEAVAGARQLPGPLYVVKAQIHAGGRGKGKFKELGADAKGGVRLAKSLEEVEANAREMLGNTLVTIQTGEAGKQVNRLYVTDGVDIAREFYLSLLVDRATGRVAFVVSTEGGMDIEAVAHDTPEKITTFTVDPAQGFQPHHGRAVAFALKLKGDLNKQAQVLAKQLYDAFMATDCSMLEINPLVETVDGKLTVLDAKMSFDSNALYRHKDIEALRDETEEDPAEVEASEYDLAYIKLDGNIGCMVNGAGLAMATMDIIKLNGAFPANFLDVGGGATTEKVTAAFKIILKDPAVEGILVNIFGGIMKCDVIANGIVQAAKDVNLSVPLVVRLEGTNVNEGKAILDNSGLAIVSADDLGDAAKKIVAEVKKAA from the coding sequence ATGAACATCCACGAATACCAGGCCAAGGAACTGCTCGCGAAATACGGCATCGCCGTGCCCGCCGGCCATGCCGCGCTCACCGTCGAGGAAGCCGTGGCCGGAGCGAGGCAGCTGCCCGGGCCGCTGTATGTGGTGAAGGCCCAGATCCACGCCGGTGGCCGCGGCAAGGGCAAGTTCAAGGAACTCGGCGCCGATGCCAAGGGCGGCGTGCGCCTCGCCAAGAGCCTCGAGGAGGTCGAAGCCAATGCCCGCGAAATGCTCGGCAACACGCTGGTGACGATCCAGACCGGCGAGGCGGGCAAGCAGGTCAACCGCCTCTATGTCACCGACGGTGTCGATATAGCCAGGGAATTCTACCTCTCGCTGCTGGTCGATCGCGCAACCGGCCGCGTCGCCTTCGTCGTCTCGACCGAAGGCGGTATGGATATTGAGGCCGTCGCGCATGACACGCCCGAGAAGATCACCACCTTCACCGTCGATCCGGCGCAGGGCTTCCAGCCGCACCACGGCCGCGCGGTGGCCTTCGCGCTGAAGCTCAAGGGCGATCTCAACAAGCAGGCGCAGGTGCTCGCCAAGCAGCTCTATGACGCCTTCATGGCGACCGACTGCTCGATGCTGGAGATCAACCCGCTGGTCGAAACCGTCGATGGCAAGCTGACCGTGCTCGACGCCAAGATGAGCTTCGATTCCAACGCGCTTTACCGTCACAAGGACATCGAGGCGCTGCGCGACGAGACCGAGGAAGACCCGGCCGAAGTCGAAGCGAGCGAATACGACCTTGCCTATATCAAGCTCGACGGCAATATCGGCTGCATGGTCAATGGCGCGGGCCTTGCCATGGCGACGATGGACATCATCAAGCTCAACGGCGCTTTCCCGGCCAACTTCCTCGACGTGGGCGGCGGCGCCACCACCGAGAAGGTGACCGCGGCGTTCAAGATCATCCTCAAGGATCCGGCGGTCGAGGGCATCCTGGTCAACATCTTCGGCGGGATCATGAAGTGCGACGTCATCGCCAACGGCATCGTCCAGGCGGCGAAGGATGTGAACCTCTCGGTCCCGCTGGTGGTTCGCCTCGAAGGCACCAATGTCAACGAAGGCAAGGCGATCCTCGACAATTCGGGCCTCGCCATCGTCAGCGCCGACGACCTCGGTGATGCAGCCAAGAAGATCGTCGCCGAGGTCAAGAAAGCGGCGTAA
- a CDS encoding electron transfer flavoprotein subunit alpha/FixB family protein, with product MKTLVWVEHDNASVKDATLSAVTAASKLGEVHLLVAGSGCAAVADAAARIAGVGKVHLADHAAYEHALAENVAPLVASLMDSHDAFVAPATTTGKNIAPRVAALLDVMQISDILSVEGDKTFTRPIYAGNAIATVTSSDAKLVITVRGTAFDKAATEGGSGTVEAVSGPGDAGLSSFVSSEIAKSERPELTSAKVIVSGGRALKDSATFEEVITPLADKLGAGIGASRAAVDAGYVPNDYQVGQTGKIVAPEVYIAIGISGAIQHLAGMKDSKTIIAINKDEDAPIFQVADIGLVGDLFKIVPELTNKL from the coding sequence ATGAAAACTCTCGTTTGGGTCGAACACGACAACGCCTCGGTCAAGGACGCCACCCTGTCGGCCGTGACCGCCGCCTCGAAGCTCGGCGAAGTCCACCTGCTGGTCGCCGGCTCGGGCTGTGCAGCCGTTGCCGACGCCGCCGCCAGGATTGCGGGTGTCGGCAAGGTCCACCTCGCCGACCACGCCGCCTATGAGCACGCGCTGGCCGAAAACGTCGCGCCGCTGGTGGCATCGCTGATGGACAGCCACGACGCCTTCGTTGCGCCCGCCACCACCACCGGCAAGAACATCGCCCCGCGCGTCGCTGCGCTGCTCGACGTGATGCAGATTTCGGACATCCTCTCGGTCGAAGGCGACAAGACCTTCACCCGTCCGATCTATGCCGGCAACGCCATCGCCACCGTGACCAGCTCTGATGCCAAGCTCGTCATCACCGTGCGCGGCACGGCGTTCGACAAGGCGGCGACCGAAGGCGGCAGCGGCACGGTCGAGGCCGTCAGCGGCCCCGGCGATGCCGGCCTCTCGAGCTTCGTCAGCAGCGAAATCGCCAAGAGCGAGCGCCCCGAACTGACCAGCGCCAAGGTAATCGTCTCGGGCGGCCGCGCGCTTAAGGACAGCGCGACCTTCGAGGAAGTCATCACCCCGCTCGCCGACAAGCTCGGCGCCGGGATCGGTGCCAGCCGTGCCGCGGTCGATGCAGGCTATGTCCCCAACGACTACCAGGTCGGCCAGACCGGCAAGATCGTCGCCCCCGAAGTCTATATCGCCATCGGCATCTCCGGCGCGATCCAGCACCTTGCCGGGATGAAGGATTCCAAGACCATCATCGCCATCAACAAGGACGAGGACGCCCCGATCTTCCAGGTCGCGGACATCGGCCTGGTGGGTGATCTGTTCAAGATCGTGCCGGAGCTGACGAACAAGCTGTAA
- a CDS encoding DUF445 domain-containing protein, translated as MRITATLMLVFMAAVFVITHRLLDLHPAWGYVNAFAEAAMVGGLADWFAVTALFRHPLGLPIPHTAIIPENKDRIADTMAQFLRTNFLTPAVVARRMQGMNVAKGVGDYLVAPGEEARSRITGGAAELLAEVLESLDPDRLGNQVRQGLAGQLAKIDVSPLAGRMLEGAIADKRHMPLMDGFIRWAGLTLEDNEETIRQIIHDRANAVLRWTGLDERISASVLDGLYRLLAEVLVDPQHPLRGKIEEGLEKLASDLQTDPATREKVEEIKRDLLSNPAVAEWWLGVWERIRLSLIRRAREPDTALGEEMRKMLGELGAALQQDERLQHQINRFARRTAVGIATRYGDEIVRLVSETVKRWDATTVTDRIEGAVGRDLQFIRINGTLVGGLVGLTIHAIVQFTG; from the coding sequence ATGCGGATCACCGCCACGCTGATGCTGGTGTTCATGGCGGCGGTGTTCGTTATCACCCACCGCCTGCTCGATCTCCATCCGGCCTGGGGCTACGTCAACGCTTTCGCTGAAGCCGCCATGGTCGGCGGGCTGGCAGACTGGTTCGCGGTCACCGCGCTGTTCCGCCATCCGCTCGGCTTGCCCATCCCGCACACCGCGATCATCCCCGAGAACAAGGACCGCATCGCCGACACCATGGCGCAGTTCCTGCGCACCAATTTCCTCACCCCCGCCGTGGTGGCGCGGCGGATGCAGGGGATGAATGTCGCCAAGGGCGTGGGCGACTATCTCGTCGCCCCGGGCGAGGAAGCCCGCAGCCGCATTACCGGCGGGGCAGCCGAACTGCTGGCCGAAGTGCTCGAATCGCTCGACCCCGACCGGCTGGGCAACCAGGTGCGGCAGGGGCTGGCGGGCCAGCTTGCGAAGATCGATGTCTCGCCGCTGGCCGGGCGCATGCTCGAAGGGGCGATTGCCGACAAGCGGCACATGCCGCTGATGGACGGTTTCATCCGCTGGGCCGGGCTGACGCTGGAGGACAACGAGGAGACCATCCGCCAGATCATCCACGACCGCGCCAATGCCGTGCTGCGCTGGACGGGTCTCGACGAGCGGATCTCGGCCTCGGTGCTCGACGGGCTCTATCGCCTGCTGGCGGAAGTGCTGGTCGATCCCCAGCATCCGCTGCGCGGCAAGATCGAGGAAGGGCTGGAAAAGCTCGCCAGCGACTTGCAGACCGATCCCGCGACGCGCGAGAAGGTGGAGGAAATCAAGCGTGACCTGCTCTCCAATCCGGCAGTGGCCGAATGGTGGCTGGGCGTGTGGGAACGCATCCGCCTGTCGCTGATCCGCCGCGCGCGCGAGCCGGACACCGCGCTGGGCGAGGAAATGCGCAAGATGCTGGGCGAGCTTGGCGCTGCCCTGCAGCAGGACGAGCGGCTGCAGCACCAGATCAACCGTTTCGCGCGCCGCACCGCCGTCGGCATCGCCACCCGCTACGGCGACGAGATCGTCCGCCTGGTCTCCGAAACCGTCAAGCGCTGGGATGCGACCACCGTCACCGACCGGATCGAAGGTGCGGTCGGCCGCGACCTGCAGTTCATCCGCATCAACGGCACGCTGGTGGGCGGACTGGTGGGGCTGACTATCCACGCCATTGTCCAGTTCACCGGATGA